The DNA segment AGCGGGTGGATAAATTGTCCAACCACTCTTAGAAAAAGGATTACCTACAAATCCATAATTTGGATTAGATTTATGACGTTTCATTTCTTTTGCTAACTTCACTTTGTCTACGTTTTTACCTGCATAACGCAGCATCATGGCTACATTTGTAATTTCGCATCCGGTTGGAAGTTGCGGACGTTGCACAATTAAAGGTACATTCATTTGAATAATCTTTGGAGTTGATGGTTTGGGTGCGGGCGTTGAGGCACCAGCTGCTTTTACATATTTCCCAGATACGTAGCCTTTTTTTCCTTTAAAACTGATTCTATACCAGTTGTTAGACGTTTTTGCAATGGCTTTAAATTTTGTTTTATTCTTGAGCCAACCGATCACTTTCCCGGATGTGGCATTTGTTGTACGAACATTAAGGCTGGCTGTTGTCACCATCTGCTTATTAATCACAGTTTCCTTTGCCGCCGCCTGACCAGTTGTAGAAACACTAAAAATACTTAAAACAAGCCCCAAGACAAGTAGCATTTTCCCCCATTTGCTAAAAAAATCTCCCATTATATCCCCCTTTAATACAGATTACTTATTTATACCCTATTTTCAAAAAACGAAAAGAAAACGCTTGCATAAATATAATAGCCATGGTACTATGAAAATGAACTTAACGTGTTAACCGGTTATTATAGTAAAAGTTCAGTATTAGCAAGCGAATTCAAGTTTGCAATCAAAAATGTATCATGGTACCATTAACCTAAAACTTAACGTGTTAACACGCGGGATGCTTTAGGGGGAACTAACGATGTCAGAACCAAAATATGCGATTATAATCAGTGATATCAAGCGATTAATCAATAATGGAACTTTCAAGCCAGGAGAAAAAATTTATTCCGAAGATGAACTTAAAAAGAAATATAATGTTAGTAATACAACAGTTGTTCGCGCTTTACATGAACTTGTAAGAGCAGGGATTTTAGCGCGTTATCAAGGAAAAGGTACTTACGTTAGTAAATCCATTATCAATGAGGAAGTTATTTTTAATGAATATACAACAGTGCCTAACGGTAAATTTAATCGAAAAACAAAAATTACTAATGAGCATACGAAAGTTTTGGCTATTAACGAAATTCAAGATGAGCGAATTGCTAAAAATCTGCAAATCCCACCTGAAAACATGATTGTTCATTTTCAGCGGATTCGTCTTATAGATGACGTACCTTGGACAGTTCAAAACAACTATATGGCAAAATCCAATTTAATTAACGTCGATTTAACGAATCTGGAAAAGTTTAATTCTTTATCGGAAGTAATTAAAGAGCTTTATGGTATAAATATTCTGCATGAGGCGATGAAAGAGCGCATTCAAGTTGAATTTCCAGTAAAAGACAAGAATAATTTTAAATTACTTGAAATCGACACAGAATTACCACTTTATCACATTGAAAGAATCACTTATGTACCAGAGGGAAAGCCCTATGAATATATTGAAAGCTATTTACGACATAATTTTTACTCTATTGAAATTGAAAAGAAAAAACAATAGAAAGGAGATCATTACTTGAATTATATTATCGCAGCACATGGCCGGTACGCGCAGGAAGTAAAAAATAGCTGCCAGATGATTACCGGCCAAACAACGAATATCGCAGCAGTTACTTTTACCGAAGACATGGGGGTGACGGATGTATTAGAGAGCTACAATGCTGTTTATTCACCTGAAAATGAAACCGTTATCATAGTAGATATTGTGGGTGGGACACCTTGTAATGCAGCGCAAATGTTTCGTGCAAAATATCCTGAAATAAAGATAGTATCAGGTTTATCACTAGGATTAATTATCCCGCTTAGTCTGGGAGAAAGCTTAGAAGGAGCGATTATTGGCGCACAAGAAAATATTCAATTTGTGGAATTGAAAGCAAATAATTCGACAGTAAGCGATGATGGAGAGGAAGAGGACTAATGGGAAGTAACGGAATTAAACATGTACGTGTTGATGAAAGACTAATTCATGGACAAGTAGCAACAATGTGGACTAATACCATAAAGGCAACGCGAATTATGATTGTTGACGATGCCGTTGTAAAAAATGATATGGAAAAAATGGCACTCAAAACCGCAGTACCAGCTGGCGTTAAACTAAGTATCCTTACAGTAAAAGGGGCAGCGAACAATATCAATAATGATAAATACGTTGGTCAACAAGTTTTCTTAATTGTAAAGTCACCCCATGCGCTTCGTGGTTTAGTGGATGCTGGTGTAGAACTTCCTCAAATTAATGTAGGAAACATGTCAACAAAAGCAGGGAGCCGCCAAATCAAAAAATCTGTTAGTGTAACAGATGAAAATTTGGAAGATTTTGATTATTTATCCAAAAAAGGAATTAAAATCACAGCTCAAATGGTTCCTAGTGAAGATGCTATTGAATTTGCAAGTTTATTAAAAAATAAGTAATAAGAAGGGAGAACTATAATGGATTTAGCAGTTTGGCAGATTATATTGTTGGTTATACTTGCAGCTTGTACCATTCTTGATGCTTTAACTTTAGTAATAGGACTTAATTTCCCTGTAATAACAGGAACACTCGCTGGAATTATAATGGGCGACATGGTACTTGGTCTTGCTATTGGGGCAACGTTACAACTGATGGTTCTAGGTGTTGGTACATATGGCGGGGCGTCAATCCCTGACTTTACAACCGGGGCAATTGTAGGAACAGTATTTGCTGTTTTGTCAGGGCAAGATGCGGAATTTGCGATTGGGCTTGCAATTCCAGTAGGACTTTTAATGGTTCAATTAGATATTTTAGCTAGATTTACCAATACATTTTTCTTACATCGAATTGATTCTAACATTGCTTCGGGCAACATTTCTGCGGTAAAAAGAAATATTTGGTATGGAGCATTACCATGGGCTTTATCACGTGCAGTACCAGTATTTATCATGTTGACTTTCGGACAAGGAGTAGTTGATTTTATTCTAAATGAAATTCCAGAATGGCTAATGGGCGGACTTCGTGTAGCTGGCGGAATCCTTCCAGTAGTGGGTATCGCGATTCTTCTTCGTTACTTGCCAACAAATAAATTCGTCGCATACTTAATTATTGGTTTCGTAGCAGCAGCTTATCTAAAAGTACCAATGCTAGGCGTGGCGCTAATTGGTGTAGCTTTAGCAATCATTTACTTCAAACAAAATTTCAAAAACCAAGTGGCTGTGGGACTAAATGGCGCAGCGCTAGTTGGGGAGGAGAACGAAGATGGCGAATACGAAGACTGAACAGGATTTTGAAAAAGTCCTTAAGAGACGCGATTTAATAGCAGCAAACTTTCGTTGGTTGTTTGCCAGCCAAATCTGTTGGAACTATGAGCGAATGATGTCAACTGGTTACCTTTATAGTATTTTGCCAACGCTTCGGAAACTTTATAAAACAGATGATGACTTAAAAGACATGATGAACATGCACAATCAATTTTTTAACACGAACCCTATGGTCGGTGGTTTGATTTTAGGAATGGATATGGCTATTGAAGAACGAGAAAAGAAAGCTTCAAAAGAAGTTGTAACTGGTTTGAAAACAGGG comes from the Listeria welshimeri serovar 6b str. SLCC5334 genome and includes:
- a CDS encoding C39 family peptidase, with translation MGDFFSKWGKMLLVLGLVLSIFSVSTTGQAAAKETVINKQMVTTASLNVRTTNATSGKVIGWLKNKTKFKAIAKTSNNWYRISFKGKKGYVSGKYVKAAGASTPAPKPSTPKIIQMNVPLIVQRPQLPTGCEITNVAMMLRYAGKNVDKVKLAKEMKRHKSNPNYGFVGNPFSKSGWTIYPPALVNQVKKYAGSAKNMTGTNLTGIKNQLNKKRPVVAWVSNFQGFSVHAITITGYDKNNFYYNDSWSGQKNARISQSYFNTCWSKQAKRAISY
- a CDS encoding GntR family transcriptional regulator, which produces MSEPKYAIIISDIKRLINNGTFKPGEKIYSEDELKKKYNVSNTTVVRALHELVRAGILARYQGKGTYVSKSIINEEVIFNEYTTVPNGKFNRKTKITNEHTKVLAINEIQDERIAKNLQIPPENMIVHFQRIRLIDDVPWTVQNNYMAKSNLINVDLTNLEKFNSLSEVIKELYGINILHEAMKERIQVEFPVKDKNNFKLLEIDTELPLYHIERITYVPEGKPYEYIESYLRHNFYSIEIEKKKQ
- a CDS encoding PTS sugar transporter subunit IIA, whose translation is MNYIIAAHGRYAQEVKNSCQMITGQTTNIAAVTFTEDMGVTDVLESYNAVYSPENETVIIVDIVGGTPCNAAQMFRAKYPEIKIVSGLSLGLIIPLSLGESLEGAIIGAQENIQFVELKANNSTVSDDGEEED
- a CDS encoding PTS sugar transporter subunit IIB, which codes for MGSNGIKHVRVDERLIHGQVATMWTNTIKATRIMIVDDAVVKNDMEKMALKTAVPAGVKLSILTVKGAANNINNDKYVGQQVFLIVKSPHALRGLVDAGVELPQINVGNMSTKAGSRQIKKSVSVTDENLEDFDYLSKKGIKITAQMVPSEDAIEFASLLKNK
- a CDS encoding PTS mannose/fructose/sorbose/N-acetylgalactosamine transporter subunit IIC — translated: MDLAVWQIILLVILAACTILDALTLVIGLNFPVITGTLAGIIMGDMVLGLAIGATLQLMVLGVGTYGGASIPDFTTGAIVGTVFAVLSGQDAEFAIGLAIPVGLLMVQLDILARFTNTFFLHRIDSNIASGNISAVKRNIWYGALPWALSRAVPVFIMLTFGQGVVDFILNEIPEWLMGGLRVAGGILPVVGIAILLRYLPTNKFVAYLIIGFVAAAYLKVPMLGVALIGVALAIIYFKQNFKNQVAVGLNGAALVGEENEDGEYED